A genomic segment from Luteibacter aegosomatis encodes:
- the pdxA gene encoding 4-hydroxythreonine-4-phosphate dehydrogenase PdxA, with translation MNATTLPRLAVTAGEPAGVGPELLARLAASDLPADLIAITDRGLLQRAADTCGVTLDILDDDGARLTTRAPGSIRLHHVPLGAAAVAGRPDPANARHVLDMLAAAADGCLDGRFDAVVTGPVQKSSINEAGMAFSGHTEFFAERAQADVVMMLASPDLRVTLATTHLPLSAVPGAITAPLLERTLRIVHDALARRFGVDHPRIAVLGLNPHAGEGGHMGREELDTIVPLLDRLRGEGMTLLGPLPADTAFVPAMRERYDAVLAMYHDQALPVLKSEAFDRTVNVTLGLPFIRTSVDHGTALDLAGTGRADPASLFAATRLAIDLARRGASA, from the coding sequence ATGAACGCGACCACCCTGCCGAGGCTCGCCGTCACCGCCGGTGAGCCCGCCGGGGTCGGTCCCGAACTGCTCGCCCGCCTCGCCGCGAGCGACCTCCCCGCCGATCTCATCGCCATCACCGACCGCGGCCTGCTCCAACGGGCCGCCGACACCTGTGGCGTGACGCTCGACATCCTCGACGACGACGGCGCGCGCCTGACGACGCGCGCGCCGGGCAGCATCCGCCTGCATCACGTTCCGTTGGGCGCTGCGGCAGTAGCCGGGCGTCCCGATCCGGCGAACGCGCGCCACGTGCTCGACATGCTTGCGGCAGCCGCCGACGGCTGCCTGGACGGCCGTTTCGACGCCGTGGTGACCGGCCCGGTGCAGAAATCCAGCATCAACGAGGCCGGCATGGCCTTCAGCGGCCACACCGAGTTCTTCGCCGAGCGCGCGCAAGCCGACGTGGTGATGATGCTCGCCAGTCCGGATCTGCGCGTCACGCTCGCCACCACGCACCTGCCCCTTTCCGCCGTACCGGGCGCGATCACCGCGCCACTGCTCGAGCGTACCCTTCGCATCGTGCACGACGCCCTGGCCCGTCGCTTCGGCGTCGACCATCCCCGCATCGCCGTGCTGGGCCTCAACCCGCACGCCGGCGAGGGTGGCCATATGGGTCGCGAGGAACTGGACACCATCGTTCCCCTGCTCGATCGCCTGCGCGGTGAAGGCATGACCCTCCTGGGCCCATTGCCCGCCGATACGGCCTTCGTGCCGGCGATGCGTGAGCGCTACGACGCGGTGCTTGCCATGTACCACGACCAGGCCCTGCCCGTACTCAAGAGCGAGGCTTTCGACCGCACGGTCAACGTCACGCTCGGCCTTCCTTTCATCCGCACGTCCGTCGACCACGGCACGGCGCTCGACCTGGCCGGCACCGGCCGTGCCGATCCCGCCAGCCTGTTCGCCGCGACGCGCCTCGCCATCGACCTCGCCCGTCGCGGGGCCTCCGCATGA
- the rsmA gene encoding 16S rRNA (adenine(1518)-N(6)/adenine(1519)-N(6))-dimethyltransferase RsmA — protein MNARPKKSFGQHFLHEKRYVDRIVSSIAPRDGDTVVEIGPGEGAMTLPLLAVAKKMTAIELDTDLIPGLQERADAVGELRIVHSDVLKVDFTALARELGAERLRVAGNLPYYISSPILFHCVEHAPAIQDMHFMLQKEVVDRMAAEPGSKVYGRLSVMLQLVCKVTPLFTVPPGAFRPPPKVDSAVVRLVPLPPEQRPQGDPAKIHAVVKAAFAMRRKTLSNTLKGLVDEATFRELGIDPRARAETLAPGDFVRLANAM, from the coding sequence ATGAACGCACGCCCCAAGAAGAGCTTCGGCCAGCACTTCCTGCACGAGAAGCGCTACGTCGACCGCATCGTTTCGTCCATCGCTCCGCGGGACGGCGACACGGTCGTCGAGATCGGCCCCGGCGAAGGGGCCATGACGCTACCGCTGCTGGCCGTGGCGAAGAAGATGACCGCTATCGAGCTGGACACCGATCTCATCCCGGGCCTGCAGGAGCGTGCCGACGCCGTCGGTGAACTGCGTATCGTGCATTCGGACGTCCTCAAGGTCGATTTCACGGCACTCGCCCGGGAACTGGGCGCCGAACGGCTACGCGTCGCGGGTAACCTGCCGTACTACATTTCCAGCCCGATCCTTTTCCATTGCGTCGAGCACGCCCCTGCCATCCAGGACATGCATTTCATGCTCCAGAAGGAAGTGGTCGACCGCATGGCCGCCGAACCGGGCAGCAAGGTCTACGGGCGCCTCAGCGTGATGCTGCAGTTGGTCTGCAAGGTCACGCCGCTCTTCACCGTGCCGCCCGGCGCGTTCAGGCCGCCACCGAAAGTCGATTCCGCGGTGGTGCGCCTGGTGCCTTTGCCACCCGAGCAACGGCCGCAGGGCGATCCGGCGAAGATCCACGCGGTCGTGAAGGCCGCCTTCGCCATGCGCCGCAAGACACTTTCCAACACGTTGAAGGGCCTCGTCGACGAAGCCACCTTTCGTGAACTGGGAATCGATCCGCGTGCTCGGGCGGAAACACTCGCTCCCGGCGACTTCGTTCGCCTCGCCAACGCCATGTGA
- a CDS encoding cob(I)yrinic acid a,c-diamide adenosyltransferase has protein sequence MGNRLSKIYTRTGDDGSTGLGDGSRTGKDSLRVNAYGTVDELNSALGMTLAADGVDDDIREALVQIQHELFDLGGELCIPGMEMVQGRDIDRLEAVLDGFNADLPPLKDFILPGGGAAAAACHLARTICRRAERDVVALGRVEAVRPEAQRYLNRLSDLLFVVARVLARRSGHGEVLWQHERRPRS, from the coding sequence ATGGGCAATCGACTCTCCAAGATCTACACCCGCACCGGCGACGACGGCAGCACCGGCCTGGGCGACGGCAGCCGCACGGGCAAGGACTCCCTTCGCGTGAACGCCTACGGCACCGTCGACGAACTGAACAGCGCCCTGGGCATGACCCTCGCCGCCGACGGGGTGGACGACGACATCCGCGAGGCGCTCGTGCAGATCCAGCACGAGCTCTTCGACCTGGGTGGCGAGCTGTGCATCCCCGGCATGGAAATGGTCCAGGGCCGCGACATCGACCGCCTGGAAGCCGTGCTCGACGGATTCAACGCCGACCTGCCCCCGCTCAAGGATTTCATCCTTCCCGGCGGCGGCGCGGCGGCGGCCGCCTGCCACCTGGCCCGCACGATCTGTCGACGCGCCGAGCGCGACGTGGTGGCCCTGGGCCGTGTCGAGGCCGTCCGGCCCGAGGCGCAGCGCTACCTGAACCGACTTTCCGACCTGCTTTTCGTGGTCGCCCGGGTATTGGCCCGGCGCAGCGGCCACGGCGAGGTGCTCTGGCAGCACGAACGCCGCCCGCGAAGCTGA
- a CDS encoding UbiH/UbiF/VisC/COQ6 family ubiquinone biosynthesis hydroxylase has protein sequence MNTVWQDSPRRRGGMADVAVVGGGMVGAAAALALARAGFEVVLVDARAPAAWSADAEPDLRVVGLAPSSIRLLDEVGAWDGIRRARASAYERMVVWDAENGATIHFDAADEGRDVLGYIVENNLVQAMLWQALDDAAVRRVVPGDVVAYEARDDHARLELADGQTIPARLVIAADGVHSPLRAMAGIGTHGRDYAQRGVVAHVETALPHQRTAWQRFLPTGPLAFLPLADGRCSIVWSLPDAEAARVLALDDEAFRDELGVASDFRLGPIGAVTRRMGFPLRLKLADRYESGRIVLLGDAAHTVHPLAGQGVNLGLRDVAELRDTLVTARDAGRDIAATHVLRRYARRRRSADGLDAWSFDALARVYGWKASPLVAARGLGIRLLDGLAPLKRQLMKHAAGG, from the coding sequence ATGAATACGGTCTGGCAGGACAGTCCGCGTCGCCGCGGCGGCATGGCCGACGTCGCGGTGGTCGGCGGTGGCATGGTCGGTGCCGCCGCGGCGCTCGCGCTGGCTCGGGCCGGATTCGAGGTGGTGCTGGTCGATGCGCGCGCACCGGCGGCGTGGTCGGCCGACGCGGAGCCCGACCTGCGGGTGGTCGGGCTCGCTCCCTCGTCCATTCGGCTTCTCGACGAGGTGGGGGCATGGGACGGCATCCGTCGGGCGCGGGCCTCGGCCTACGAGCGCATGGTGGTCTGGGATGCCGAAAACGGTGCCACGATCCACTTCGACGCGGCGGACGAAGGCCGTGACGTGCTCGGCTACATCGTCGAGAACAACCTCGTGCAGGCCATGCTCTGGCAGGCGCTCGACGATGCGGCCGTACGTCGTGTCGTCCCCGGCGACGTGGTCGCCTACGAGGCGCGCGACGATCACGCCCGCCTCGAACTGGCCGACGGACAGACGATTCCGGCGCGGTTGGTGATCGCGGCCGACGGCGTGCACTCGCCCTTGCGAGCCATGGCCGGCATCGGTACGCATGGCCGCGACTATGCCCAGCGCGGCGTCGTCGCCCATGTGGAAACCGCCTTGCCGCACCAGCGCACCGCGTGGCAGCGTTTCCTGCCTACCGGCCCCCTGGCCTTCCTTCCGCTGGCCGATGGACGCTGCTCCATCGTCTGGTCGCTACCCGACGCCGAGGCCGCCCGCGTGCTGGCGCTCGACGACGAGGCGTTCCGCGACGAACTGGGCGTGGCGAGCGATTTTCGCCTGGGACCGATCGGTGCCGTCACGCGACGCATGGGTTTCCCGCTTCGCCTGAAGCTGGCCGACCGATACGAATCCGGGCGCATCGTGTTGCTGGGCGACGCCGCCCACACCGTGCATCCGCTGGCGGGGCAGGGGGTGAACCTCGGGCTGCGCGACGTGGCCGAACTGCGCGACACGCTGGTCACGGCCCGCGATGCGGGGCGCGACATCGCCGCCACCCACGTGTTGCGCCGCTACGCTCGCCGCCGACGCAGTGCCGACGGCCTCGATGCATGGTCGTTCGATGCGCTGGCGCGGGTGTATGGGTGGAAGGCCTCGCCGCTGGTCGCCGCGCGTGGCCTGGGCATTCGCCTGCTCGACGGTCTTGCGCCCCTGAAGCGGCAACTCATGAAACATGCCGCCGGCGGGTAG
- a CDS encoding LPS-assembly protein LptD, translated as MTSRISILPKRRLLATAVAFVVSGAAWGAHKAPAQPVAAGTAPVADTCPLGSFICPPRPLSYAMCRPNAMLDFYEPAITKDTTLRDTAVTDVHSGIDDGNTSGVKVESPEPNLYHMTGGVRLERADQVLRADDVTYNADSTAYDARGNVRYQEAGMLVSADHMTGTTTPNQGDADNVRYQLLQSRGNGVAAHAKVMDPQHGRFTMASYSTCDVGSRMWEFRAKTMNLNKETGVGVARSATMRFKGVPFMYLPYFTFPLDDRRKSGFLYPTFGSSSHSGAYLSLPYYLNLAPNYDATIDPRYYSDRGFMLGGEFRYLEPRTNGRVYFEYMAHDKGPDDDISGTSDRDGSTQRYLLQITNSTNLGDGFNFAANINHASDNQYFRDFSNDLYSSAIGLLSSSAYVSKGGKYWSASLGVDDYQNVDAGLPNYVVPYRRWPRGTFNLNAPANNWLDVGVDSEVVAFRKVDRAPVNPNPLVPGQVDGNRLDIAPYLAADFSGASWFVRPRVEYRYTGYQLDSDYQKFNYTQRSPSRSLPIASLDTGLIFDRQTSLFGTGYTQTLEPRLYYLYVPYRNQNNLPLFDTSEMSFDFWQLFTTNRFSGADRQMDANNLTAALTTRLLDDNGVERLSASVGQIHYFNDQRVQIAPYVAPTTFEKSDYVAQLAVQFNDKWRLNSSYQWNPNKKASPYLNDQGLPFEQGRDTDLATLQIQRRIKGDGIINFSYRYRRNVMEQFDTSVVYPVSERWRALARWVFARRDVVPVTLANGASFSTFTYSHRTLDAAVGVEYDSCCVAFRVLGRHYVHDYTRSTANAIMFEVEFKGLGSLNPQSGAYLRRAILGYQ; from the coding sequence GTGACGTCACGCATCAGCATCCTGCCTAAACGCCGCCTGCTGGCGACGGCCGTCGCCTTCGTCGTGTCCGGCGCCGCCTGGGGCGCGCACAAGGCGCCCGCACAACCCGTCGCGGCCGGCACGGCGCCCGTCGCGGATACCTGTCCGCTCGGCTCCTTCATCTGCCCGCCCCGTCCGCTGAGCTACGCGATGTGCCGTCCGAACGCGATGCTCGACTTCTACGAGCCGGCGATCACCAAGGACACCACGCTGCGCGACACCGCCGTCACCGACGTCCATTCGGGCATCGACGACGGCAACACCAGCGGCGTCAAGGTCGAGAGTCCCGAGCCCAACCTCTATCACATGACCGGCGGCGTCCGCCTGGAGCGCGCCGACCAGGTGCTGCGCGCCGACGACGTCACCTACAACGCCGACTCCACGGCCTACGACGCCCGCGGCAACGTGCGCTACCAGGAGGCGGGCATGCTCGTCTCGGCCGATCACATGACCGGCACCACCACGCCCAACCAGGGCGACGCCGACAACGTGCGCTACCAGCTGCTGCAATCGCGCGGCAACGGCGTGGCCGCCCACGCCAAGGTGATGGACCCCCAGCACGGGCGCTTCACCATGGCCTCGTATTCCACCTGCGACGTGGGTAGCCGCATGTGGGAGTTCCGCGCCAAGACCATGAACCTCAACAAGGAAACGGGCGTGGGCGTGGCGCGCAGCGCGACGATGCGCTTCAAGGGCGTGCCGTTCATGTACCTGCCCTACTTCACGTTTCCGCTCGACGACCGCCGCAAGAGCGGTTTCCTGTACCCGACCTTCGGCTCGTCGAGCCATTCGGGTGCGTACCTGTCGCTGCCGTACTACCTGAACCTGGCGCCCAACTACGACGCCACCATCGACCCGCGCTACTACTCCGACCGCGGCTTCATGCTGGGCGGCGAGTTCCGCTACCTGGAGCCGCGCACCAACGGCCGCGTCTACTTCGAATACATGGCGCACGACAAGGGCCCCGACGACGACATCAGCGGCACCAGCGACCGCGACGGCTCCACGCAGCGCTACCTGCTTCAGATCACCAACTCGACGAACCTGGGCGACGGCTTCAACTTCGCCGCGAACATCAACCACGCGTCGGACAACCAGTACTTCCGCGATTTCAGCAACGACCTGTATTCCTCGGCGATCGGATTGCTGTCGTCCAGCGCCTATGTATCCAAGGGCGGCAAGTACTGGAGCGCGTCGCTGGGCGTGGACGACTACCAGAACGTGGATGCCGGCTTGCCCAATTACGTGGTGCCCTACCGTCGGTGGCCACGCGGCACGTTCAACCTCAACGCGCCGGCCAACAACTGGCTCGACGTCGGCGTCGATTCCGAAGTGGTCGCCTTCCGCAAGGTGGACCGTGCGCCGGTCAATCCCAACCCGCTCGTGCCGGGGCAGGTGGACGGCAATCGTCTGGATATTGCCCCCTACCTCGCCGCCGACTTCTCGGGCGCGTCCTGGTTCGTGCGCCCGCGCGTCGAATACCGCTACACCGGGTATCAGCTCGACAGCGACTACCAGAAATTCAACTACACCCAGCGCAGCCCGTCGCGTTCACTGCCCATCGCCAGCCTCGACACCGGCCTGATCTTCGACCGCCAGACGAGCCTGTTCGGCACCGGCTATACGCAGACGCTGGAACCGCGCCTGTACTACCTGTACGTGCCCTACCGCAACCAGAACAACCTGCCGCTGTTCGATACGAGCGAAATGTCGTTCGACTTCTGGCAGCTGTTCACCACCAACCGCTTCTCCGGCGCCGACCGGCAGATGGACGCCAATAACCTCACGGCGGCCCTCACCACGCGCCTGCTCGACGACAACGGCGTGGAACGGCTCTCGGCCAGCGTCGGCCAGATCCACTACTTCAACGACCAGCGCGTCCAGATCGCGCCCTACGTCGCGCCCACCACGTTCGAGAAATCCGACTACGTGGCCCAGCTGGCCGTCCAGTTCAACGACAAGTGGCGGTTGAACAGTTCCTACCAGTGGAACCCGAACAAGAAGGCCAGTCCCTACCTGAACGACCAGGGCCTGCCGTTCGAGCAGGGCCGAGACACCGACCTGGCCACGTTGCAGATCCAGCGCCGGATCAAGGGCGACGGCATCATCAACTTCTCCTACCGCTACCGCCGCAACGTGATGGAACAATTCGACACGTCGGTGGTCTACCCCGTGTCCGAACGCTGGCGTGCGCTGGCGCGGTGGGTATTCGCCCGCCGCGACGTGGTACCGGTCACCCTGGCGAACGGTGCGTCGTTCAGCACCTTCACCTATTCGCATCGCACCCTGGATGCGGCGGTGGGCGTCGAGTACGACAGCTGCTGCGTCGCCTTCCGCGTGCTCGGCCGCCATTACGTGCACGACTACACCCGCTCCACGGCCAACGCGATCATGTTCGAGGTGGAATTCAAGGGCCTGGGCTCGCTGAACCCGCAATCGGGCGCCTACCTGCGCCGTGCTATCCTTGGCTATCAATAA
- a CDS encoding peptidylprolyl isomerase, which produces MKQILAYSLLAAAVLAVVPTANAQLLPSAQPQQGNMSVGNGSLDRIVAVVEEDVILQSELDEAINAIVRQYAQNPQQLPPKDVLARQVLDRLILMKLQVQRASDQNIHVSDEEVDQAAANVAQQNKMSLDQLRAAVEQDGYSYAGFRQQLSDQIIAQKLHESVVRDQVTVTDAEVNNLLASPTYKAGEVHLAHIQISTPAEGGANDIAQAQAKAEEAIKAIKGGMDFNAAAIRFSDAPDALDGGDLGWRRLDEVPPAFADAVASLKAGETTPALRGPTGFHILKLVETRAPGRQIVTEYHARQILIKPSEIVTPEQAEKKAQDIYTRVADKHEDFAKIAKDESKDNTTANNGGDMGWFAKDAWGAAIANNIEQLKDNEVSHPIQTDAGWIVLQRLGTRQSDLTDQLQRDQARQAIGNRKADEAYENYLRELRSSSFVDIRVPELKDPDDKQASTAAAQPAQ; this is translated from the coding sequence ATGAAGCAGATCCTCGCCTATTCCCTGCTCGCCGCCGCCGTCCTGGCGGTGGTTCCGACTGCCAACGCCCAGCTCCTGCCGTCGGCCCAGCCGCAGCAGGGCAACATGAGCGTCGGCAACGGCTCCCTCGACCGCATCGTCGCGGTGGTGGAAGAAGACGTCATCCTGCAGAGCGAACTGGACGAGGCCATCAACGCCATCGTGCGCCAGTACGCCCAGAATCCCCAGCAGCTGCCGCCCAAGGATGTCCTGGCCCGCCAGGTACTCGATCGCCTCATCCTCATGAAGCTGCAGGTGCAGCGCGCCAGCGACCAGAACATCCACGTCTCCGACGAGGAAGTCGACCAGGCCGCCGCCAACGTGGCGCAGCAGAACAAGATGTCGCTCGACCAGCTCCGCGCCGCGGTCGAGCAGGACGGCTACAGCTACGCCGGCTTCCGCCAGCAGCTGTCCGACCAGATCATCGCCCAGAAGCTGCATGAAAGCGTGGTGCGCGACCAGGTGACGGTCACCGACGCCGAGGTCAACAACCTGCTGGCCAGCCCCACCTACAAGGCGGGCGAGGTGCATCTGGCGCACATCCAGATCAGCACGCCGGCCGAAGGCGGCGCCAACGACATCGCCCAGGCCCAGGCCAAGGCCGAGGAGGCCATCAAGGCGATCAAGGGCGGCATGGATTTCAACGCCGCCGCGATCCGCTTCTCCGATGCGCCCGACGCCCTCGACGGCGGCGACCTCGGCTGGCGCCGTCTCGACGAGGTGCCGCCGGCGTTCGCCGATGCCGTGGCCTCGCTCAAGGCGGGCGAGACCACGCCGGCCCTGCGCGGCCCCACCGGCTTCCACATTCTCAAGCTCGTGGAAACGCGCGCACCGGGACGCCAGATCGTCACCGAGTACCACGCCCGGCAGATTCTCATCAAACCGTCCGAGATCGTCACTCCGGAGCAGGCCGAGAAGAAGGCGCAGGACATCTACACCCGCGTCGCCGACAAGCACGAAGACTTCGCCAAGATCGCGAAGGACGAATCCAAGGACAACACCACCGCGAACAACGGTGGCGACATGGGCTGGTTCGCCAAGGATGCCTGGGGCGCCGCGATCGCCAACAACATCGAGCAGTTGAAGGACAACGAGGTGTCGCACCCCATCCAGACCGACGCCGGCTGGATCGTGCTGCAGCGCCTCGGTACGCGGCAGAGCGATCTCACCGACCAGCTCCAGCGCGACCAGGCCCGCCAGGCCATCGGCAACCGCAAGGCCGACGAGGCCTACGAGAATTACCTGCGCGAGTTGCGCTCGTCGTCGTTCGTGGACATCCGCGTGCCGGAACTCAAGGATCCCGACGACAAGCAGGCGTCGACGGCCGCGGCACAGCCCGCGCAGTAA
- a CDS encoding polyprenyl synthetase family protein — protein sequence MHSIAESQPSLDFAGVRALAADDMAQVDALIRSRLASDVVLINRIADHIIAGGGKRLRPMLHVLAAGAAGYGGKEHAKLAAIIEFIHTSTLLHDDVVDESDMRRGRKTANALWGNAASVLVGDFLYSRSFQLMVELDDMRIMRILADTTNTIAEGEVLQLLNIGNADVDEAAYLAVIERKTAVLFAAATELGGVLGGLDDTRTAALRRYGMELGYAFQIADDLLDYVSDAETLGKNIGDDLAEGKPTLPLIYAMQSADAEQLASLRHAIEHGGLDSLDRIVASIRDSGALERTHAKAAAHAAAAREALGVLAPSAHRDALLALADYAVERRF from the coding sequence ATGCACTCCATCGCCGAAAGCCAGCCCTCCCTCGATTTCGCCGGCGTCCGCGCCCTCGCCGCCGACGACATGGCCCAGGTCGATGCGTTGATCCGTAGCCGCCTGGCCTCGGACGTGGTGCTGATCAACCGCATCGCCGACCACATCATCGCCGGCGGCGGCAAGCGCCTGCGCCCGATGCTCCACGTGCTGGCGGCCGGGGCCGCCGGGTACGGGGGCAAGGAGCACGCCAAGCTCGCCGCCATCATCGAGTTCATCCACACCTCCACCCTGCTGCACGACGACGTGGTGGACGAGTCGGACATGCGGCGCGGCCGCAAGACCGCCAATGCCTTGTGGGGCAACGCCGCCAGCGTGCTGGTGGGCGATTTCCTCTACTCGCGCTCGTTCCAGCTGATGGTGGAACTGGACGACATGCGCATCATGCGCATCCTCGCCGACACCACCAACACCATCGCCGAGGGCGAGGTACTGCAGCTGCTCAACATCGGAAACGCCGACGTCGACGAAGCGGCCTACCTGGCGGTCATCGAGCGCAAGACGGCCGTGCTGTTCGCCGCGGCGACCGAACTGGGTGGCGTCCTGGGCGGCCTCGACGACACGCGGACGGCCGCGCTGCGCCGCTACGGCATGGAACTGGGCTACGCCTTCCAGATCGCCGACGACCTGCTCGACTACGTGTCCGATGCCGAAACCCTGGGCAAGAACATCGGCGACGACCTTGCCGAAGGCAAGCCCACCCTGCCGCTGATCTATGCCATGCAGTCGGCCGATGCCGAGCAACTGGCGTCCCTGCGCCATGCCATCGAGCATGGCGGCCTGGATTCGCTGGATCGCATCGTCGCCTCGATCCGCGACTCGGGGGCGCTGGAGCGCACGCACGCCAAGGCGGCGGCGCATGCGGCGGCGGCAAGGGAGGCGTTGGGCGTACTGGCGCCGTCGGCGCACCGGGACGCCCTGCTGGCGCTGGCGGACTACGCGGTGGAGCGGCGATTCTAG
- a CDS encoding dienelactone hydrolase family protein: protein MRRSLLALSLFVLGGAGSAHAAMVAKPVQWTDQGITYKSFLVYDDAVKAKRPGLVMVPNWFGVNDMAVAKAKDIAGKDYVILLTDMYGETIRPKNENEAGAAVKPLYGDRKIMRERVTRALQELKAQEKTAPIDPARLAAIGFCFGGSSVLDLARAGADVAAVVSFHGLLADDSKLPGNIHAAVLALNGADDQNVPASQREAFEKEMDAAKVDWASTDFGGAVHCFTEKEATATTGNCRYDDKAAKRAYAAMRAWLTEAFARKD, encoded by the coding sequence ATGCGTCGCTCGCTGCTTGCACTATCCCTCTTCGTTCTCGGTGGCGCGGGCTCCGCGCACGCCGCGATGGTCGCCAAGCCGGTCCAGTGGACCGACCAGGGCATCACCTACAAGAGCTTCCTGGTCTACGACGATGCCGTGAAAGCGAAGCGCCCTGGCCTGGTGATGGTGCCGAACTGGTTCGGCGTGAACGACATGGCCGTCGCCAAGGCCAAGGACATCGCGGGCAAGGATTACGTGATCCTGCTCACCGACATGTATGGCGAAACCATCCGCCCGAAGAACGAGAACGAGGCGGGTGCGGCGGTGAAGCCGCTCTATGGCGATCGAAAGATCATGCGCGAACGTGTCACCCGCGCCTTGCAGGAGTTGAAGGCGCAGGAGAAGACGGCGCCGATCGATCCGGCCCGCCTTGCCGCCATCGGCTTCTGCTTCGGGGGATCGAGCGTGCTCGACCTGGCCCGTGCCGGTGCCGACGTGGCCGCGGTGGTGAGTTTCCACGGGCTGCTCGCCGACGATTCGAAACTGCCCGGCAACATCCACGCCGCCGTGCTGGCGCTCAACGGCGCCGATGACCAGAACGTGCCGGCGTCGCAGCGCGAGGCCTTCGAGAAGGAAATGGACGCCGCCAAGGTCGACTGGGCATCGACCGATTTCGGCGGTGCGGTGCATTGCTTCACGGAGAAGGAAGCCACCGCCACCACCGGCAACTGCCGTTACGACGACAAGGCGGCCAAGCGGGCCTATGCGGCGATGCGGGCGTGGCTGACCGAGGCGTTCGCCCGGAAAGACTGA
- the ubiH gene encoding 2-octaprenyl-6-methoxyphenyl hydroxylase, which translates to MTPSHPILIVGGGLVGASLAIALDTAGIPATLVEAAAPRLGDQPSYDERNLALARATVNGLKAIGVWDVAAARATPILHIHTSRAGDFGSVRMDAADEGVDALGWTLPARELGDALLRRLDRCRLLTRMAPARVEGIRAVDGGWAVTVAESGGASREVVTPLLVGADGTVSGVRERLGIAAREHDYHQSLFVSTMMPERDPRGRAFERFTDHGPVAVLPLAERRVGVVLTVDSAEVGAVAAMDDAAFAAFAQERFGWRLGRLSRPGKRFPYAIRRVAADSVVAHRAVLVGNAAQTIHPIGAQGFNLGLRDALTLAELVADTVDPGSEGLLAEYARRRAPDRDGTMAMSHGLIRLACLEQPLLGPLRSLAMLALDRVPPLRHALGRRGMGFRANAPFAVREKTP; encoded by the coding sequence ATGACCCCATCCCATCCCATCCTCATCGTCGGCGGCGGCCTGGTGGGCGCCAGCCTCGCCATCGCGCTGGATACCGCGGGCATTCCCGCCACGCTGGTCGAAGCCGCGGCCCCCCGCCTGGGCGACCAGCCCAGTTACGACGAACGCAACCTGGCGCTGGCGCGGGCCACCGTGAACGGCCTGAAGGCCATCGGCGTGTGGGATGTCGCCGCCGCGCGGGCCACGCCCATCCTGCACATCCACACCAGTCGTGCCGGGGACTTCGGCAGCGTGCGCATGGATGCGGCCGACGAGGGCGTCGATGCCCTCGGCTGGACCTTGCCCGCCCGCGAGCTCGGCGATGCGCTGTTGCGCCGCCTCGATCGTTGCCGCCTGCTCACGCGGATGGCCCCCGCTCGCGTCGAAGGCATTCGGGCGGTCGACGGAGGGTGGGCCGTTACGGTGGCGGAGTCCGGCGGCGCGTCGCGCGAGGTCGTCACGCCGCTGCTGGTCGGTGCCGACGGCACCGTTTCCGGCGTGCGTGAGCGGCTGGGCATCGCCGCCAGGGAGCACGATTACCACCAGTCGCTGTTCGTGAGCACGATGATGCCCGAGCGCGACCCGCGAGGACGCGCCTTCGAGCGATTCACCGACCACGGTCCGGTGGCCGTGTTGCCCCTGGCCGAACGGCGCGTGGGCGTGGTGCTCACGGTCGACTCGGCTGAAGTGGGCGCGGTAGCGGCGATGGACGACGCGGCCTTCGCGGCCTTCGCGCAGGAGCGGTTCGGCTGGCGACTCGGCCGGCTCTCGCGGCCCGGCAAGCGTTTCCCCTACGCCATTCGACGCGTGGCGGCCGATTCGGTGGTCGCCCATCGCGCGGTGCTCGTGGGCAACGCCGCGCAGACCATTCATCCGATCGGCGCCCAAGGCTTCAATCTCGGCTTGCGCGATGCGCTCACCCTGGCCGAACTCGTGGCCGATACGGTCGACCCGGGTTCGGAAGGATTGCTCGCCGAGTACGCCCGTCGTCGTGCGCCGGATCGGGACGGCACCATGGCGATGAGCCACGGACTGATCCGCCTGGCCTGCCTCGAGCAGCCGCTGCTCGGCCCCCTCCGCTCGCTCGCCATGTTGGCACTGGACCGGGTGCCGCCACTGCGTCACGCCCTGGGTCGCCGGGGCATGGGATTTCGCGCCAACGCGCCGTTCGCGGTGCGGGAGAAAACACCATGA